Proteins co-encoded in one Arachis hypogaea cultivar Tifrunner chromosome 11, arahy.Tifrunner.gnm2.J5K5, whole genome shotgun sequence genomic window:
- the LOC112721378 gene encoding uncharacterized protein — protein sequence MDEIAQSPLCWYEASESSVLGPDLVEETTEKIKKIRARILTAQSRQKSYADQRRKSLEFEVGEHVFLSVTLTTGIGRAIKTKKLNPRYIRPFEILRQFGPVAYQVALPPRLSNLHDVFHMSKLRKYTSDAAHVLESKSVELKENLTFQVTSMRIDDTSMKKLRGKEVLLVKVAWRIAGVEEHTWELEFEMRKDYPKLFSRNH from the coding sequence ATGGACGAAATTGCCCAGTCTCCACTGTGTTGGTATGAAGCCAGTGAATCGAGTGTGTTGGGTCCTGATTTGGTAGAAGAGACTACTGAGAAGATTAAAAAGATTCGAGCTAGAATTTTAACTGCACAAAGCCGACAGAAGAGCTATGCAGATCAGAGAAGGAAATCGTTAGAATTTGAAGTGGGCGAGCATGTATTTCTGAGTGTTACTCTAACAACTGGGATTGGAAGAGCAATTAAAACGAAGAAGTTGAATCCGAGGTATATAAGGCCGTTTGAGATTTTGAGACAATTCGGGCCGGTGGCATATCAAGTAGCCTTGCCACCGCGTTTGTCTAACTTACATGACGTATTCCACATGTCAAAACTCCGTAAGTACACGTCTGATGCGGCTCATGTCTTAGAGTCCAAATCGGTCGAGCTGAAAGAGAACTTGACTTTTCAAGTAACATCGATGCGGATTGACGACACTAGTATGAAGAAGTTGCGTGGAAAGGAGGTTCTGTTGGTTAAAGTGGCTTGGAGAATAGCGGGAgtggaagagcacacttgggaattggagtTCGAGATGCGGAAGGATTATCCCAAGCTATTCTCACGTAATCACtaa